The proteins below come from a single Geobacillus thermoleovorans genomic window:
- a CDS encoding FTR1 family iron permease has protein sequence MEVQALLITFREALEALLIVGIITSYLKRVDHREYTKYVWLGAGLAVLASIGVAILFQVVFTGFAAMGSEIYLKIGIMIVSALLLTQMVFWMAEHSRDMKQNVEGKMDQFITAGNVAGMVIHSFLVVLREGVETVFFFAAITHGNIGAAIQGWGAATGIAIAALVSYFFFKGTMRIPLKAFFKVTGAFIVLIAAGLLVQAISMMQDIGLIGSVMPHVYDLTWLLPEHPIDYEHYVRDHGVAPVFSGEVGVFLKALFGYSAMPSLEEVIAYIGYFAVVYLLVTSRRGQKSAVVEKPAIAALEEKAKNVM, from the coding sequence ATGGAAGTCCAAGCGCTGCTCATTACGTTTCGTGAAGCGCTGGAAGCGCTGCTGATCGTCGGCATCATTACATCGTATTTGAAACGTGTCGATCACCGCGAATACACGAAGTACGTATGGCTTGGTGCTGGTTTGGCCGTGTTGGCGAGCATCGGGGTGGCCATTTTGTTTCAAGTCGTGTTCACGGGATTTGCCGCGATGGGCAGTGAAATCTACTTAAAAATCGGCATCATGATCGTCTCCGCGTTGCTCTTGACGCAGATGGTGTTTTGGATGGCCGAGCATAGCCGGGACATGAAACAAAACGTTGAAGGGAAAATGGACCAGTTTATTACCGCCGGTAATGTCGCCGGCATGGTCATTCACTCGTTTTTAGTCGTGCTGCGCGAAGGAGTGGAAACCGTTTTTTTCTTCGCTGCCATCACGCACGGCAACATCGGCGCGGCCATACAAGGCTGGGGAGCGGCGACAGGCATTGCCATTGCCGCTTTGGTCAGCTACTTCTTCTTTAAAGGAACGATGCGCATTCCGCTGAAAGCATTCTTTAAAGTAACCGGAGCTTTTATCGTCTTGATCGCCGCTGGCCTGCTCGTGCAAGCCATTTCGATGATGCAGGACATTGGGCTCATCGGCAGCGTCATGCCGCACGTATATGATTTGACATGGCTGCTTCCAGAACATCCGATTGACTACGAACATTACGTGCGCGATCATGGCGTCGCCCCCGTCTTTTCCGGCGAAGTCGGCGTCTTTTTAAAAGCGTTGTTTGGTTATTCAGCGATGCCGTCGCTTGAAGAAGTGATCGCCTATATCGGCTACTTCGCCGTCGTGTATTTGCTGGTGACGAGCCGCCGCGGTCAAAAGAGCGCTGTGGTCGAGAAACCGGCGATTGCCGCTTTGGAGGAAAAAGCAAAAAACGTCATGTAA
- a CDS encoding glycosyltransferase family 2 protein, translated as MKKQRVIVFLPAHNEEEAIGDVIRRIPRHFHPDVEVIVLVIDDGSTDRTDEVAKEAGADIICRLPENRGLGAAVRRGLEECVRLGADIGVMIDADNEYPPEQIPDLLAPIFTGEADYTIGSRFLGTIRGMKWHRRLGNYLFTWLQSLLLGQRLYDGQSGMRAFSRHAMEEAEIIHDYNYAQVLTLNLVRKGFRLKEVPIRYQVRTTGRSFIKFTAYMTAVIPAIWKEMRRPVKKVAVDREGHGRSQERARHCS; from the coding sequence ATGAAGAAGCAGCGCGTCATCGTCTTTTTGCCGGCGCACAATGAAGAAGAAGCGATTGGAGATGTCATCCGCCGCATTCCGCGTCATTTTCATCCCGATGTAGAGGTCATCGTCTTGGTCATTGATGATGGATCGACGGACCGAACGGACGAAGTAGCGAAAGAAGCGGGGGCCGATATCATTTGCCGCCTGCCGGAAAACCGCGGCCTCGGTGCGGCGGTGCGGCGAGGGCTTGAAGAGTGTGTCCGTCTTGGCGCGGATATCGGCGTGATGATCGATGCTGACAACGAATATCCGCCGGAACAAATTCCTGACCTTTTAGCGCCGATTTTCACCGGTGAAGCGGACTATACGATCGGCTCGCGCTTCCTTGGCACGATTCGCGGCATGAAATGGCATCGCCGCCTTGGGAATTATTTGTTCACTTGGCTGCAGTCGCTTCTTCTAGGACAGCGGCTGTATGACGGACAGTCGGGGATGCGCGCCTTTTCGCGCCACGCGATGGAGGAGGCGGAAATCATCCACGATTACAACTACGCCCAAGTGCTGACGCTCAACTTGGTGCGCAAAGGGTTTCGTTTGAAAGAAGTGCCGATCCGCTATCAAGTGCGGACGACGGGCCGTTCGTTCATCAAATTCACCGCCTATATGACCGCGGTCATCCCGGCCATCTGGAAGGAAATGCGCCGTCCGGTGAAAAAGGTGGCCGTCGATCGAGAAGGGCATGGGCGCTCCCAAGAGCGGGCGCGCCATTGCTCGTAA
- a CDS encoding alkaline phosphatase family protein — MKEASRFEKIAARCWNLLNEGKPFTPIFVVGTMSIYHAADLMGGHAWTWLIGLTAVLPLFVVYYVYDYPLFLRNYLWIPYVVFLIVWSFADASLLLLASGLYFFFTVFFWGTLYYHLRIGTSWWNFTRFWKLVLKNSDSTSGNAQEQLPKCFLLLSVWEYASQQIDQGAALAPLCGALWLFAAGVWLFSWILHRNLFDWQPEIIPTYTNNVPSPTAPVSDKVYVIVIDGMRKDRFEAANAPFLKRLRAQGTEFAQMETVYPARTVVCFTSMLTGTYPFEHGIRSNMVWKLGAKVETIFDSLRKIGKTGRLLGIAHLVDSFGDDVETVTAVMPNDLADRYIIERAKRIVEEQHPDLLVVQLIATDQTGHSRGVLYDEYIEKIEEADALIAEFVGWLEERGELERATLIVCADHGQADGIGGHGHLDEGERYVPFFLYGPAIEAGKRVDEKKSLVSLAPTIAYLLGAPYPSHSRGPVLIEAMRKEESDEEAARHRLFAGAQ, encoded by the coding sequence ATGAAAGAAGCATCACGATTCGAAAAAATCGCGGCGCGCTGCTGGAATTTGCTGAATGAAGGAAAGCCGTTCACGCCGATTTTTGTCGTGGGAACGATGAGCATCTACCATGCCGCTGATCTTATGGGCGGCCATGCATGGACATGGCTGATTGGCCTGACGGCGGTGCTGCCGTTGTTTGTTGTCTATTATGTGTACGATTATCCACTGTTTTTGCGCAATTATTTATGGATCCCTTATGTCGTGTTTCTCATCGTTTGGTCGTTCGCTGATGCGTCGTTGTTGTTGTTGGCGTCGGGGCTTTACTTTTTCTTTACCGTCTTTTTTTGGGGGACGCTGTATTACCATTTGCGCATCGGCACGTCGTGGTGGAATTTCACCCGCTTTTGGAAGCTGGTGCTGAAAAACAGCGATTCGACGAGCGGCAACGCCCAAGAGCAGCTGCCAAAATGTTTTCTTCTTTTGTCCGTATGGGAATACGCTTCGCAGCAGATCGATCAAGGAGCGGCTTTGGCGCCGCTGTGCGGGGCGCTTTGGCTGTTTGCCGCTGGGGTGTGGCTGTTTTCATGGATTTTGCATCGGAATTTGTTCGACTGGCAGCCGGAGATCATTCCGACTTATACGAACAATGTGCCGAGTCCCACCGCGCCGGTCAGTGACAAAGTGTATGTCATCGTGATTGATGGGATGCGCAAAGACCGGTTTGAAGCGGCCAACGCCCCGTTTTTAAAGCGGCTGCGCGCGCAAGGGACGGAATTTGCGCAAATGGAAACCGTCTATCCGGCGCGCACGGTCGTCTGCTTCACCTCGATGCTGACGGGGACGTATCCGTTTGAGCACGGCATCCGGTCCAATATGGTATGGAAGCTTGGGGCGAAAGTGGAGACGATTTTCGATTCGCTCCGGAAAATCGGAAAAACCGGCCGCTTGCTTGGCATCGCTCATTTGGTCGATTCGTTCGGCGACGATGTCGAAACGGTGACGGCCGTCATGCCGAACGACCTCGCCGACCGTTATATCATCGAGCGGGCGAAACGCATTGTGGAAGAGCAGCACCCGGACTTGCTTGTCGTGCAATTGATCGCCACCGACCAGACCGGCCATAGCCGCGGTGTGCTGTATGACGAGTATATCGAAAAAATTGAAGAAGCCGACGCGTTGATCGCGGAGTTTGTCGGCTGGCTTGAGGAACGGGGCGAGCTCGAGCGCGCGACATTGATTGTCTGCGCCGACCATGGCCAAGCGGATGGCATCGGCGGCCACGGCCACCTCGATGAAGGGGAGCGGTATGTGCCGTTTTTTCTATACGGCCCGGCGATTGAGGCAGGAAAACGAGTCGATGAGAAAAAAAGCCTCGTTTCGCTGGCGCCGACGATCGCCTATTTGCTCGGCGCGCCGTATCCGAGCCATAGCCGTGGTCCGGTTTTGATCGAGGCGATGAGAAAGGAGGAGAGCGATGAAGAAGCAGCGCGTCATCGTCTTTTTGCCGGCGCACAATGA
- a CDS encoding lysylphosphatidylglycerol synthase transmembrane domain-containing protein codes for MSGKPAAKAALQAAGLALLFFSAWLTYRCFDGRQMLHHLSRLVSRPIEMAAAAFVYGLSFWLRAWAWKRYVGKPIAFSVYWRAVLLSLFVNHLAPVKIGDAVRMALLARQPGVSASEAIESVAVMRLLDMAVLGGLTVIGMYAYMHYIPRISLLAAAVAAGFVLTVIVFRRPLRLDRLWRRWRSVFHGWSGAAMVGAVAASWLCEAAVIGVIAKAVGIPLSFGQAVWANSATVSGQIAQIAPGGLGTYEAVMGFALTTVGAPWDVAYMAAVLTHAFKFLFSYAAGAAVLWFWRSDWQAVRSVWRKERERR; via the coding sequence ATGAGCGGTAAACCGGCGGCTAAAGCGGCGTTGCAAGCAGCTGGGCTCGCGCTTCTTTTCTTTTCCGCTTGGTTGACATACCGCTGCTTTGACGGCCGGCAGATGCTCCATCATCTATCCAGGCTAGTCAGCCGCCCGATCGAGATGGCTGCCGCTGCTTTCGTATATGGCTTGTCGTTTTGGCTGCGGGCGTGGGCGTGGAAGCGATATGTCGGAAAGCCAATCGCCTTCTCTGTTTATTGGCGTGCCGTGCTGCTTAGTTTGTTTGTTAACCATCTAGCCCCAGTGAAAATCGGTGATGCTGTGCGTATGGCTTTGCTTGCCCGCCAGCCCGGTGTTTCAGCCAGCGAGGCCATTGAATCGGTGGCGGTGATGCGGCTCCTTGATATGGCGGTGCTTGGTGGATTGACTGTCATTGGGATGTATGCGTATATGCATTACATTCCCCGCATTTCTCTCTTGGCAGCGGCCGTTGCGGCCGGGTTCGTGCTGACCGTGATCGTGTTTCGCCGTCCGCTCCGCCTCGATCGGTTATGGCGGCGATGGCGGAGCGTATTTCACGGCTGGAGCGGCGCGGCGATGGTCGGGGCGGTGGCGGCGAGCTGGCTGTGTGAGGCGGCAGTCATAGGTGTGATCGCCAAAGCGGTCGGTATACCGCTTTCTTTTGGACAGGCGGTGTGGGCAAACAGCGCGACCGTTTCCGGACAAATTGCCCAAATCGCTCCCGGTGGACTCGGAACGTATGAGGCGGTGATGGGGTTTGCCTTAACTACGGTTGGTGCACCGTGGGATGTGGCGTATATGGCCGCGGTGTTGACACATGCCTTTAAATTTCTGTTTTCTTACGCCGCTGGTGCCGCGGTATTGTGGTTTTGGCGGTCCGACTGGCAGGCGGTGCGGAGCGTATGGAGAAAGGAAAGGGAGAGGCGATGA
- a CDS encoding NAD-dependent epimerase/dehydratase family protein, producing MKIVVTGGAGFIGSHLAARLHEQGHEVAAIDCFHPYYPVERKERQFHALTGGRVPLARFDLLDGEATKRWFSQFRPDVVYHLAALPGVPYSLAHPLAYIDYDIKATVNVLAAAGEAGVAHVLFASSSSVYGDRGNVPLREEMADGRVVSPYAAAKYGAESFCHAYAHLYGYQMTIFRYFTVYGPWGRPDMAIGTFLRRLLAGEEIVVYGKGTARDYTYIDDIVEGMIAALHRSGGRSEVFNLGAGAPVTMEQLLAELRKHFPDLKIVHAPERKGDVKATWADITKAERAFGYKPKVAFAEGLARTVAWAREYER from the coding sequence TTGAAAATTGTTGTCACTGGAGGAGCCGGATTTATTGGCAGTCATTTGGCCGCTCGTCTGCATGAACAAGGTCATGAAGTGGCAGCGATCGATTGTTTTCATCCGTACTATCCTGTTGAGCGGAAGGAGCGGCAGTTTCACGCGCTCACCGGCGGCCGGGTGCCGCTTGCCCGCTTCGACTTGCTTGATGGGGAAGCGACGAAGCGTTGGTTCAGCCAGTTTCGCCCCGATGTCGTCTACCATTTGGCGGCGCTGCCGGGCGTGCCGTATTCGTTGGCGCATCCGCTCGCTTACATCGATTATGACATTAAGGCGACGGTGAACGTTTTGGCGGCGGCGGGGGAAGCGGGGGTGGCGCATGTGCTGTTTGCCTCATCGTCATCGGTGTACGGCGACCGCGGCAATGTCCCACTCCGGGAAGAGATGGCTGACGGCCGCGTCGTTTCGCCGTATGCGGCGGCGAAATACGGAGCGGAATCGTTTTGTCATGCCTATGCCCATTTGTATGGCTACCAAATGACGATTTTTCGCTATTTCACCGTTTACGGGCCGTGGGGTCGTCCGGATATGGCGATCGGCACGTTTTTGCGCCGATTGCTGGCGGGCGAGGAGATTGTCGTATATGGCAAAGGAACGGCGCGTGATTATACGTACATCGATGATATTGTGGAGGGCATGATCGCAGCACTTCACCGCAGCGGTGGGCGAAGCGAAGTGTTCAACTTGGGCGCCGGGGCGCCCGTCACCATGGAGCAGCTGCTCGCTGAGTTGCGGAAGCACTTTCCCGATCTGAAAATCGTGCACGCGCCGGAGCGGAAAGGCGATGTGAAAGCGACATGGGCGGACATCACGAAGGCGGAGCGGGCGTTTGGTTACAAGCCGAAGGTGGCGTTTGCCGAAGGGCTCGCCCGCACGGTGGCGTGGGCGCGCGAATATGAGCGGTAA
- the trxA gene encoding thioredoxin, giving the protein MAIVNATDQTFAAETKDGLTLVDFWAPWCGPCRMIAPVLEELDREMGDKVKIVKVNVDENQETASKFGVMSIPTLLLFKNGQLVDKAVGYQPKEALVQLVGKHVS; this is encoded by the coding sequence ATGGCGATTGTCAACGCCACTGACCAAACGTTCGCCGCAGAAACGAAAGACGGCCTCACGCTCGTTGACTTTTGGGCGCCATGGTGCGGACCGTGCCGCATGATCGCTCCGGTGCTGGAAGAGCTTGACCGCGAAATGGGCGACAAAGTGAAAATCGTCAAAGTGAATGTCGATGAAAACCAAGAAACAGCGTCGAAGTTCGGCGTCATGAGCATCCCGACGCTGCTTCTGTTCAAAAATGGGCAGCTTGTCGACAAAGCGGTCGGCTATCAGCCGAAAGAGGCGCTTGTGCAGCTGGTTGGCAAACATGTGTCATAA
- a CDS encoding electron transfer flavoprotein subunit alpha/FixB family protein: MARKVLTLAEVRDGSLRNVSFEAIAAAKTIAEGGEVVSVLVGDQVQAHANELIYRGADRVVVIEHPNLKFYTSDGYSQALKAVIDKEQPEGIVFGHTALGKDLSPKLAIKLDAGLVSDVVAVEEAGGNIVFTRPIYSGKAFEKKIVTSGIIFATVRPNNIAPLERDESRTGSVEALAVEIKDLRAIVKEVVRKTAEGVDLTEAKVIVAGGRGVKSAEGFKPLKELAEVLGGAVGASRGACDAGYCDYSLQIGQTGKVVTPDLYIACGISGAIQHLAGMSNSKVIVAINKDPEANIFKVADYGIVGDLFEVVPLLTEEFKKLKVHS, translated from the coding sequence ATGGCACGTAAAGTATTGACCTTAGCAGAAGTGCGGGATGGATCGCTGCGGAACGTTTCGTTTGAAGCCATTGCAGCGGCCAAAACGATCGCCGAAGGCGGGGAAGTCGTCTCGGTGCTCGTCGGCGACCAAGTGCAGGCGCATGCGAACGAACTCATTTACCGCGGTGCGGACCGCGTCGTCGTCATCGAACATCCGAATTTGAAATTTTATACATCAGATGGCTATTCGCAAGCGTTAAAAGCCGTGATTGACAAAGAGCAGCCGGAAGGCATCGTCTTCGGCCATACGGCGCTCGGCAAAGACTTGTCGCCGAAATTGGCCATCAAGCTCGACGCCGGCCTCGTTTCCGACGTCGTCGCCGTCGAAGAGGCAGGCGGCAACATCGTCTTTACCCGTCCGATCTACTCCGGCAAAGCGTTTGAAAAGAAAATCGTGACAAGCGGCATCATCTTTGCGACGGTGCGTCCGAACAACATCGCGCCTCTTGAGCGCGACGAGTCGCGCACAGGCAGCGTGGAAGCGCTCGCCGTCGAGATTAAAGACTTGCGCGCAATTGTCAAAGAAGTCGTCCGCAAAACGGCGGAAGGCGTCGACTTGACCGAGGCGAAAGTGATCGTCGCCGGCGGCCGCGGCGTCAAAAGCGCCGAAGGCTTCAAGCCGCTCAAAGAGCTCGCCGAAGTGTTGGGCGGCGCGGTCGGCGCTTCGCGCGGGGCGTGCGATGCCGGCTATTGCGACTACTCGCTGCAAATCGGGCAAACGGGGAAAGTCGTCACGCCGGACCTTTACATCGCTTGCGGCATTTCAGGCGCCATCCAGCATTTAGCGGGGATGTCCAACTCGAAAGTCATCGTCGCCATTAACAAAGACCCGGAAGCCAACATCTTTAAAGTCGCGGACTACGGCATTGTCGGCGATTTGTTCGAAGTCGTTCCGCTCCTCACCGAAGAGTTCAAAAAACTGAAAGTGCATTCGTAA
- a CDS encoding electron transfer flavoprotein subunit beta/FixA family protein has translation MNIFVLMKRTFDTEEKISIVNSKINEEGAEFIINPYDEYAIEEAIQVRDKHGGEVTVVTVGSEEAEKELRTALAMGCDKAVLINIDDDVEEQDQYTTAKVLAEYLKDKNPDLILAGNVAIDGGSGQVGPRVAELLGIPYVTTITKLDIADGGKVTVVRDVEGDEEIIETSLPLLVTAQQGLNEPRYPSLPGIMKAKKKPLEELELDDLDLEEDDVEAKTKTIEVFLPPKREAGKILQGEIADQVKELVQLLRSEAKVV, from the coding sequence ATGAACATTTTTGTGTTGATGAAACGGACGTTTGACACAGAGGAAAAAATTTCCATCGTCAACAGCAAGATCAACGAGGAAGGTGCAGAATTCATCATCAACCCGTACGACGAATACGCCATTGAAGAAGCGATTCAAGTGCGCGACAAACACGGCGGCGAAGTGACGGTCGTCACCGTCGGCAGCGAGGAAGCGGAAAAAGAGCTGCGCACGGCGCTCGCCATGGGCTGCGATAAAGCGGTGCTCATCAACATTGACGATGATGTCGAAGAACAAGACCAATATACGACGGCGAAAGTGCTCGCTGAATACTTAAAAGACAAAAACCCGGACTTGATTTTAGCCGGCAACGTCGCCATTGACGGCGGTTCCGGGCAAGTCGGCCCGCGCGTTGCGGAATTGCTCGGCATTCCGTATGTGACGACGATCACGAAGCTCGACATTGCCGACGGCGGCAAAGTGACCGTTGTGCGCGACGTCGAGGGGGATGAGGAAATCATCGAAACGTCGCTGCCGCTCCTTGTCACCGCTCAACAAGGGCTGAATGAACCGCGCTATCCGTCGTTGCCTGGGATCATGAAAGCGAAAAAGAAACCGCTTGAGGAGCTGGAGCTTGACGATTTGGACCTCGAGGAAGATGATGTTGAAGCGAAAACAAAAACGATCGAAGTGTTCTTGCCGCCGAAGCGCGAAGCGGGCAAAATTTTGCAAGGCGAGATCGCCGATCAAGTGAAGGAACTCGTTCAGCTGCTCCGCTCCGAAGCGAAAGTGGTATAA
- a CDS encoding enoyl-CoA hydratase: MDFFRLAKEEFVAVVTFSRPPANALSSAVLKELSTVLDELETDPDVRVVLLHGEGRFFSAGADIKEFTSIASVEEASGLSRNGQLVMERIERFSKPVIAAIHGAALGGGLELAMSCHIRVVAENAKLGLPELQLGIIPGFAGTQRLVRYVGFGKAAEMMWTSEPITGLEAVEWGLANKAVPEERLLDEAKALAKKIAAKSPLSVRATIELLNAAKEKSFAEAVREEAEWFGRVFVSEDAKEGVQAFLEKRPPVFKGK, translated from the coding sequence ATGGACTTTTTTCGTTTGGCGAAAGAGGAGTTCGTCGCCGTCGTGACGTTTTCGCGGCCGCCGGCGAACGCCCTTTCATCAGCGGTTTTGAAAGAGCTTTCAACCGTGTTGGACGAGCTCGAGACCGACCCGGACGTGCGCGTCGTGTTGCTTCATGGCGAGGGGCGGTTTTTCTCAGCCGGCGCCGATATTAAAGAATTCACGTCCATCGCTTCCGTCGAGGAGGCATCCGGCTTGTCGCGCAACGGCCAACTCGTGATGGAGCGGATCGAACGCTTTTCCAAACCAGTCATTGCGGCGATTCACGGCGCCGCATTAGGCGGTGGGTTGGAGCTGGCTATGAGCTGCCACATTCGTGTGGTGGCGGAAAACGCCAAACTCGGCCTTCCGGAGCTGCAGCTTGGCATCATCCCTGGATTTGCTGGCACGCAGCGGCTTGTGCGCTACGTCGGCTTTGGCAAAGCGGCGGAAATGATGTGGACGAGCGAGCCGATCACCGGACTCGAAGCGGTTGAATGGGGGCTTGCCAACAAGGCGGTGCCGGAAGAGCGGCTTCTTGATGAAGCAAAAGCGTTGGCGAAAAAGATCGCCGCCAAAAGTCCGCTTTCCGTCCGTGCGACGATTGAACTGCTCAACGCCGCGAAGGAAAAATCGTTTGCCGAGGCAGTGCGCGAGGAAGCGGAATGGTTTGGCCGCGTGTTTGTATCCGAGGATGCAAAAGAAGGCGTGCAGGCGTTTTTGGAAAAACGGCCGCCTGTCTTTAAAGGGAAATGA
- a CDS encoding TetR/AcrR family transcriptional regulator, translating into MRREKPKFKQIIDAAVVVIAEHGYHQAQVSKIAKQAGVADGTIYLYFKNKEDILISLFQEKMGAFIEKIEQETEGISSPLEKLYVLVKTHFSALAADPHMAVVTQLELRQSNKELRHRINEVLKGYLRLIDRIIMEGMEKGEFRQDLDVRLTRQMIFGTLDETVTTWVMNEQKYDLAALADPVYELLVKGCAAGR; encoded by the coding sequence TTGCGGAGGGAAAAGCCGAAATTTAAGCAAATCATTGACGCTGCCGTCGTCGTCATCGCCGAGCACGGCTACCATCAAGCACAGGTGTCGAAAATCGCCAAGCAGGCCGGTGTCGCCGACGGCACGATCTACCTTTATTTTAAAAACAAAGAGGATATTTTAATTTCGCTTTTTCAGGAAAAGATGGGGGCGTTCATCGAGAAAATTGAACAAGAGACAGAAGGAATTTCAAGCCCCCTAGAGAAATTGTATGTATTGGTGAAAACTCATTTTTCCGCCCTCGCCGCTGATCCGCATATGGCGGTCGTGACGCAGCTTGAGCTGCGCCAGTCGAACAAAGAGCTGCGCCATCGCATCAATGAGGTGCTGAAAGGATATTTGCGGCTCATCGACCGCATCATCATGGAGGGGATGGAAAAAGGGGAGTTTCGCCAAGATTTAGACGTCCGGCTCACTCGGCAAATGATCTTTGGCACCCTGGATGAAACGGTGACGACGTGGGTGATGAACGAGCAAAAGTATGACTTGGCCGCCCTCGCCGATCCGGTGTACGAACTGCTCGTCAAAGGGTGCGCCGCCGGACGTTAG
- a CDS encoding long-chain-fatty-acid--CoA ligase, with protein sequence MEKPWLAHYPPEIPHTLDYPKKTLSDYLRETAEQFGDHEAIDFFGKTMTFRELYEQALTFAHYLRTIGLKKGDRVAIMLPNCPQAVISYYGTLLAGGIVVQTNPLYTEYELEYQLNDSGASVLVTMDLLYPKAEKVKGRTPVKHWIVTRMQDYLPTVKKWLYPLVQRKQNMPIVRIEESETVHMFRTIVSQKETAPIGVDIDPVEDVALLQYTGGTTGHPKAAMLTHRNLIANTLMCAHWVYKCEKGKETVLGVLPFFHVYGMTTVMNLSVMMASKMVLLPRFDVKQTLKAIERTRPTMFPGAPTMYIALLNHPDLPKYDLSSINVCISGSAPLPVEVQEQFERATGGKLIEGYGLTEASPVTHSNFLWDGERVKGSIGVPWPDTDAKIISLETGEEAKPGERGELVVRGPQVMKGYWNRPEETEQVLRDGWLYTGDIGYMDERGYFYIVDRKKDVIIAGGYNIYPREVEEALYEHPKVQEAAVIGVPDPYRGETVKAFVVLKPGEMCSEQELDAFMRQRLAAYKVPRIYEFRSELPKTAVGKILRRVLVEEEKKKLDKSAELPVK encoded by the coding sequence ATGGAAAAACCGTGGCTTGCTCACTACCCGCCGGAGATTCCGCACACGCTCGACTATCCAAAGAAAACGCTTTCCGACTATTTGCGGGAGACGGCGGAACAATTCGGAGACCATGAGGCGATCGACTTTTTCGGAAAGACGATGACGTTTCGCGAGCTGTACGAGCAAGCATTGACATTCGCGCATTATTTGCGGACGATCGGATTGAAAAAAGGGGATCGGGTGGCGATTATGCTGCCGAACTGCCCGCAGGCGGTCATCAGCTACTACGGGACGCTCCTAGCCGGCGGCATCGTCGTGCAGACGAACCCGCTTTACACCGAGTATGAGCTTGAATACCAGCTGAACGACAGCGGCGCCTCGGTGCTCGTGACGATGGATCTTCTGTATCCAAAGGCGGAAAAGGTGAAAGGGAGGACGCCGGTCAAACATTGGATTGTCACGAGAATGCAAGATTATTTGCCCACGGTGAAGAAATGGCTGTATCCGCTTGTGCAGCGGAAGCAAAACATGCCCATCGTCCGCATCGAGGAAAGCGAAACCGTTCATATGTTCCGCACGATCGTCAGTCAGAAGGAAACCGCTCCGATCGGGGTGGACATCGATCCGGTGGAAGATGTGGCGCTGCTGCAATATACAGGCGGCACGACGGGACATCCGAAAGCGGCCATGTTGACGCATCGCAACTTGATCGCCAATACGCTCATGTGCGCCCATTGGGTGTATAAATGCGAAAAAGGAAAAGAAACGGTGCTCGGTGTGCTTCCGTTTTTCCACGTGTACGGCATGACGACGGTGATGAATTTGTCCGTGATGATGGCGAGTAAAATGGTGCTGCTCCCGCGCTTTGATGTCAAGCAAACATTAAAAGCAATCGAGCGCACCCGGCCGACGATGTTCCCAGGCGCGCCGACGATGTACATCGCTTTGTTGAACCATCCGGATTTGCCGAAATATGATTTATCCTCGATCAACGTCTGCATCAGCGGCTCCGCTCCGCTGCCGGTCGAGGTGCAGGAGCAGTTTGAACGGGCGACGGGCGGAAAGTTGATTGAAGGCTATGGGTTAACCGAGGCGTCCCCTGTCACCCACAGCAACTTCCTTTGGGACGGGGAGCGGGTGAAAGGAAGCATCGGCGTTCCGTGGCCGGATACGGACGCGAAAATCATTTCCTTGGAAACGGGTGAGGAAGCAAAGCCGGGAGAGCGTGGAGAACTCGTCGTGCGCGGGCCGCAAGTGATGAAAGGCTACTGGAATCGTCCGGAAGAGACCGAGCAAGTGCTGCGCGACGGATGGCTGTATACAGGTGACATTGGATATATGGATGAGCGTGGGTATTTTTATATCGTCGACCGCAAGAAAGATGTCATTATCGCCGGCGGTTACAACATTTACCCGCGCGAAGTCGAAGAAGCGCTGTATGAGCACCCGAAAGTGCAGGAAGCGGCCGTGATCGGCGTTCCGGATCCGTACCGCGGCGAGACGGTGAAAGCGTTCGTCGTGTTAAAGCCGGGGGAGATGTGCAGCGAACAGGAGCTTGACGCGTTTATGCGCCAGCGCCTGGCTGCTTACAAAGTGCCGCGCATCTACGAGTTCCGCAGCGAATTGCCGAAGACGGCGGTCGGCAAAATTTTGCGCCGCGTGTTGGTGGAAGAGGAGAAAAAGAAGCTTGACAAATCGGCAGAATTGCCCGTAAAATGA